ATAAGCTCACACAAACAGGAAGTCGCTGATCGCCAGCGTCGAGACGTGCGTGCTGCCATTCGCCAGCGTCACGATCAGCTCGGCGTCATAATTGTTGCCGGTGCCGTCGCGGTCGTACCAAAGGCGGCCGTTGTCCGATTCGAACAGGAACTGCGGCCCCGTCCCCGAGGCGGTCGGATTGGCGCCGACCACCAGTCCGGGATTGCCGGTTGCGGCCATGCCGAAGTCCGAGCGGTCGACGACCAGCTTGTCCTGGCCGCGCGTGAAGTCGACGATCTGGTCGCCGGTGCCGAAGCCGTCGCTGTGGAACACGAACTGGTCCTTGCCGGTGCCGCCCTGCAGCAGGTCGCCGGCCGCACCGCCTTCGAGCACGTCGTCACCGGCCCCGCCGAAGAGGAAGTCGTCCGCGCCGCCGCCGAAGAATTTCTCGTTGGCGGACGTGCCGCGAATGTCGTCGTCCTGGCTCGAACCATAGACGACTTCAATGCCGGTCACGGTCAACCCCTTGGCCATGCCGCCGTTGTTGGCGTTGTTGGCGAGGTCGAGCTTCACCGACATGGAGGAGTCGAAGCTGAACTTCAGCGTGTCCGTGCCGGCACCGCCGTCGAAGCTGTCGGTGCCAATCTCATTCGTGCGGATCAGCGTGTCGTTGCCGGCATCGCCGTAAAGCTTGTCGTTTCCGGCGCCATCCTCGAGCCGGTCGTTGCCCGCGCCGCCTCTCAGTGTATCGTTGCCGCCATTGCCCTTGAGCACGTCGTTGAGAGCGCCGGCGGTGACGCTGTCGTTGCCGCTGGTGCCGTAGAATTCCAGGCTTTCGGCGCCGGTGAACTTGGTAGCCGCGTTGACCGTCACCGTGCCGTTCGAGAAGACAAAGCTGACGCCGGTCGCCTGGTTGGCGAGATCGACATAGACGCGGTCGGTGCCTGTCCCCGCATCGGCAAAGTCGCCCTGGTTGATGCGCAGGCTGTCATTGCCCGCACCACCGTAGAGCTTGTCGGCCTGCGTGTCGAACTGCGTGCTGTAGGTCGCCTGCAGCGTGTCGTTGCCGTCACCGCCTTCGAGCCTGTCGGCCCCTGCCCCGCCATAGAGCCGGTCATTGCCGGCGAGCCCCTTGAGCGTGTCGTTGCCGCCCCCGCCATGGAAGAGGTCGCTCAGCGCGCTGCCCGTCAGGCTGTCGGTGCCCGATCCGGTCCAAATCTGCACGGCTTCGACATTCCTGAGCGTCACGTCGCCATTGGTCAGGACCGCGCTCGGCGACAGCACGAAGCTCATGTTGGCGGTGCCCATGGAGCGGTTCACCGCGGCCGTGTCCGTTCCCGTGCCTCCGTCGACGGTGAATTTGCCCGCGGTGAGTCCGCGAAACGCGTTGATCGTCACCGTGTCATTGCCGGTTCCCAGCAGGATCGAATTGGCAGCGGTGCCTGAAGCGATCTCGAGTTCCACCAGGTCGTTGCCGGTCCCGGCATCGATCGTGTTGGCACCACCGTCGTCAATAATCCTGTCGTTGCCGTCTCCACCCTTGAGCGTATCGTTGCCCGCTCCCCCGTCGAGCCAATCGCTGCCTTTTCCGCCCGTCAGCCTGTCATTGCCGTTGGCGCCGTAGAACTTGACGGACAGCGCCGCGCCGGCGGTGAGTGTATCGCTGCCGGAGCCTGCGTGGATCGCATAGTGCTCGGCGTCGGTGACACTGGTGCCGTCATTCAGCGTGCCGGTCACGCCGCTGATCGAAAACGTAAGGTTGGTGGTCGCATCGCGCCGAACGATAGTGACCGTGTCGGTGCCGGCACCGGCCCTGATCGTGTCCTTGCCGCCGTTTCCGACCGTGATCGTATCATTGCCGTCACCGCTGTTGACGATGTCGACGCCATTCCCGGAATCAATAGAGTCGTTGCCCTTGCCGCTGCTGAGCGTATCGTTCCCGTCGTGGGAGCGCATCGTGTCGTTGCCGTCGCCGGTAGTCCAGTTGTCAACGGTAGAGCTACCCATGCCGCTGTCGAACGAATAGGCCTCCATGTTGATGAAGGTCGTGCCATCCGACAGTGTGTTGGAGAGGTTGGATGCCTTGGCGGTGAAGGTGCCGCTCAGGTTCTGGACTTCGAGAATATCGGTGCCCGCGCCGCCGTTGATCGTGTCCCGGCCGTGGCCGATGGTAACGCCGACGCGGTCGTTGCCGTCTCCCCCAGTGATCGTATCGAGACCTAAGCCGCCGTTGAGAAAGTCGTTGCCGCTCCCCCCGTCGAGAGTGTCGTTCCCGCTGTGGATCAGGTTGAAGGCGACATCGCCGTAGAGCGTATCGTCGCCGTCGCCGCCCGACAGCGCGTCGGCCCCGTTGGCGCCGGTGAGGTGGTCGTTCCCGGCCTCGCCGAAGAGCTTGTCGTCGCCGACGCCGCCATCGCCCATGTCATTGCCATAGCCACCCCTGATCGTGTCCGCGCCGATGTCACCAGACAGAATGTCGGAGCCGTTGCCGCCATTGAGCGTATCGTCGCCGTCGGCGCCGTCGAGCATATCGCGACCGATGCCGCCGTTCAGCGTGTCGTTTCCATCGCCGCCGTTGAGGAAGTCATTCCAACGGCCGCCGGTGATCGTGTCAGCGAAATCGGTGCCGACAATCATAAACTGCTCGACGTTGGTGACCTTGATCCCGCCGGCAAGGTTCGATTGCGCAATCGGATCCGGCGCGGCGAAGGTGAGCGCGGTCGTTTGGTCCGTGAAGGACAGCGCTAACGTATCGAACCCCAATCCGCCGTCGACCACGTCCCCGTCGCTATCAGCCGGCTCGAAAGCCATGACCATGTCGTCGCCGGTGCCGGCATTGATCGAATCGGCTCCGGCTCCCCCCTGGATGTTGTCGGAGCCGGAACCGCCGCTGATTGCATCGTTTCCTACGTCACCGTTGATCGTGTCATTTTGGAAGCCGCCGGACAGGATATCGTTACCGGCGAGCCCAAAGATCTGATCCGTACTGAAGCCGCCGGACAGGGTATCGACTGCGTCCGTGCCTAAGATGAAGTCCTGCTGGTCGGTGCCCGGATTCGTTGCCATTGCCTCATTCCCTCCTTGATGGACGCACGATCGCCTTTCCGCCCGACACAGCCAGGCGGCTTCAGGATCGCTACAATTGGTGGACGGCTCGGGCCGACGCGGCCCGCGCATTTCGGCCGATACCCTCGGCAGCAGCCTTGGGTACAACCGGAAACAACTCCAAAACGTCGAACTTATTCGTTCCTGGCTCGGAGTCGTGTTGGGCCTATCGTTTAGAAAGCAGTAGACGTTTTGTGAAATTCAATATTCACATGGGCCGCATCCACGCGGTGAATGGAGCACTTCGGCGGCAGCCGGATGCATGGTAGAGGTGTTCCTTCGGGCACAAGGCATGCGGCGCAGGATGCGATACATGCGCACGGAAGGCTCGGGAAGATTAACCATGGGGTGGGCGGATTAGTGAACCTGAATGCATTCGACCTCAATCTCCTGCGGGTTTTCGATGCGCTCATCCGCGAGCGCAGCGTGACCCGCGCCGGCGACCAGATCGGCCTTAGCCAGCCCGCGGTGAGTTCTGCGCTCAGGAGGCTGCGCGACCTCTTGGACGACCAGCTCTTCATTCGCCGCGGCAACGACATGATCCCGACGCCCCGGGCGCTGGAGCTCGGCTCGCCCGTCCGCGACGCGCTCGGCAAGATCGAACTCGCCCTGCACAAGCGCCGGCATTTCGATCCCGCCACCATCCAGAGGCGGTTTACGCTTCTCGGCTCGGACATATTTTCCGTGATGGCGATGTCCGCCCTCTCCCGCTGCTGCGCGGAGGAAGCGCCCGGAATTTCGCTTCATCTCGTGGACAGCGCTTTGGGAAATGCCGAGCGGCTGCTGCAGGAAGATGCGGTCGACATCGCCCTCGAAACCGAGCTCAATGTCCCTGATTGGGTGTCCAGCATGCCGCTGCTGGCGGCACCCTACGTCGTCGTGGCCTCGGCCAGGCATCCGGGAATCACCGCGGCCGGTGTCGCTGCACGCGAGGCCATTCCGCTCGACCTCTTCTGCCGGCTCCATCACGTGGCGAGGTCGTCCGCGGGCGTGGTGAACTGCGTCGTGGACGCCGAACTCGCCAAGGTCGGCCGCAAGCGGCATGTGGCGCTGACAATGCCCCACACATTGGGAGTCGCCGTCGCGACCGCCAATTCCCTGCATCTGGCCACGGTCCCACGCCAATTCGCGGAACTGATGGCGAGTCATCTCGGATTGAAAATCTACGAGGCGCCCGTGCCGCTTCCCGCGACGAATATCAACGTGTTCTGGCACTCCCGTCATGATGGCGACCCTGCACATCAATGGCTGCGCCGGCAAATCGTCCGGGTCAGGGACGAATTCGATGCGAAGATGCGCACGCGCGCGAACCCCGAACTGTCGATAGGATGCCCGTTCGATAACAATGAGCCGGTCAAAGCGACCCGGCTCGACAACGGCATAGCCGCCCGCCCCGCGTCCGACAAAGGCCCTGCAGCGCCGCACGCCTCGCACGCCCCTCAAAAAATCGCCGCAGACCTTTGAATTTGCTACCGTAATCTCGCCCGGAGCTCGACCCGATCCAGGAGCTCCCCGGGGCTCACTCTTCCGGCTCCGTGGTGAACATCAGGGGGAAGCCGGCTTCCTTGCCGAGGTCGGTCGCTTCCTTGGCCTTGGTCTCGGCGATATCCCGGGCGCAGACCACGACGACCGACGTGCCGAGCTTATGGGCGGTCATCATCACCCGATAGCCGGCCTCCTCGCTCATGCGAAAAATCGCCTTCAACACCATCACCACGAAGTCGCGCGGCGTGTAGTCGTCGTTGACGAGGATGACCTTGTAGAGCCTCGGCCGCTCGAGCTTGGGCTTCACCCTCGTTTTTCGTTTGGGGGCGACTTCATTGTCACTCATCGGAAAACTCACCCGTTGATGACATGCGGTGGGGTCGGACGCAGTATTGCGCGCACGGCACCGGCATTCAAGCCGAAGCCGGCCGATCCCATCCGAAGCCTCGCGAAGAGCTTGACCGCTCCTCTCCTTTATCCCATAGCCACGGCCAAGAAATTCGAGAACGACAGGTTTTAGCCATGGGCTTCAAATGCGGTATCGTCGGGCTGCCGAATGTCGGCAAGTCCACACTCTTCAACGCGCTGACCAAGACGGCGGCGGCGCAGGCGGCGAACTATCCATTCTGCACGATCGAGCCGAACACCGGCGAGGTCGCGGTGCCGGACGCGCGGATGCGCAAGCTTGCCGACATCGCCAAGTCGAAGGAAATCATTCCGACCCGCATCTCCTTCGTCGACATCGCCGGCCTGGTGCGCGGCGCGTCCAAGGGCGAAGGTCTCGGCAACCAGTTCCTCGCCAACATTCGCGAAGTCGATGCGGTGGTGCATGTGCTGCGCTGTTTCGAGGACGACGACATCACCCATGTCGAAGGCCGCATCCATCCGGTCGAGGACGCCGAGACGATCGAGACCGAGCTGATGCTCGCCGACCTCGAGAGCCTCGAGCGGCGCACGGAGCAGACCCGCAAGCGGGCGGTGGGCAAGGACAAGGAGTCGATGGCGCAGCTTCCGATCATGGATGCCTCGCTGAAACTTCTTCAGGAAGGCAAGCCGGTCCGCACCCTGCTGCCGAAGATCGATGCGGAGGAGCTGCGCGTCCTGCAGGGTCTCAACCTTCTGACCGCCCATCCGGTTCTCTATGTCTGCAACGTCGCCGAAGCCGATGCGGCAGAGGGCAACGAACACACCCGCGCCGTCGCCGAAATGGCCAAGGCCCAGGGGGCCGAAAGTGTCGTCATCTCGGCAGCGATCGAATCCGAGGTCGCCCAATTGCCCGACGATGAGGCCAAGGAATTCCTTGCAGCCTTGGGCCTGGAAGAAGCCGGCCTCGACCGGCTGATCCGCGCCGGCTACAAGCTGCTCGACCTCATCACCTATTTCACGGTCGGGCCGAAGGAGACCCGCGCCTGGACGATCCCGCGCGGCACCAAGGCGCCGCAGGCGGCCGGCGTCATCCACTCGGACTTCGAGCGCGGCTTCATCCGCGCCAACACCATCGCGTATGACGACTTCACTGCGCTGGGCGGGGAAACGGGTGCCAAGGAAGCCGGCAAGGCGCGCGACGAAGGCAAGGAGTACGTCGTCCAGGACGGCGACGTGATCCACTTCCGCTTCAACACGTAATCGTTCCGGCTGCCATGGAGGGCGGCATGCTCTATTTCGAGGATTTCACGCCGGGGCGACGCTTCGTCTATCGGCCGTTCGAAATGCAGGCTGCAGACATGATCGCCTTTGCCGGCGAGTTCGACCCGCAGCCGGTGCATCTCGACGAGGAAGCCGGCAGGCGCAGCATCCTAGGCGGCCTCTCGGCCTCCGGATGGCACACCAGCGCCATCGGCATGCGGATGATGATCGACGCCTTCCTCGGCAATTCGTCGTCGCAGGGTTCGCCCGGCATCGACTTCATGGACTGGAAGAAACCGGTGCTGGCTGGAGACGTGATCTCCGGCTTCAGCCTGGTTCTGGAGGCGCGACCGTCCAGATCGAAGCCCCAGATCGGTCTCGTCAAGTTCCGCAACGAAATCAGCAATCAGAGCGGCGAACCGGTTGCGGTCTCCGAATGTTCGGTCATGTTTCGACGCCGCGAGGGTGGGCGACCATGATGACTCTCGAAGAGCTTTATGCGGCCGGCCGCAAGACCGTGATCGGCAGCCTGACATTTACGGCGGACGATATCATCCGCTTTGCCCGCGATTTCGATCCGCAGCCCTTCCATCTCGACGAGGAGGAAGCAAGACGCTCGCTCTTCGGCGGTCTTTGCGCCTCCGGCTGGCACACCAGCGCCGGCTGGATGAAGTGCTTCGTCCGCTTCTGGACAGACGAGGTCCGGCGCCTCGCGGCAGAGGGGCTGCATGCGCCGAGGCTCGGGCCGGCTACCGGCTTCCGGGAGCTCAAATGGCTGAAGCCGGTCTATGCCGGCGATACCGTGGCCTATGCCGTCACGCTGCTTAGCTCTCGCACCCTCGCCTCCCGCCCCGGCTGGCGGATCAACGCGATTCTCTGCGAGGGGGAGAACCAGCACGGCGAGCCGGTGATCCGCTTCGAAAGCAAGGTCATCGAATTCACTTGAGAGAGCGAGCGGCGAGCGCTCGCTCTCGTCTTCCCTAATGCCCTTCGAACTCGATCAGCGTGCGAACCTTGACGCCGAGCGCTTCGAGCTTCTTGCGCCCGCCGAGTTCCGGCAGGTCGATGATGAAGCAGGCGGCGACGATGTCGGCGCCCATCTGCTGCAGGAGCTTGGTGGCGCCCTCGGCGGTTCCGCCGGTGGCGATCAGATCGTCCACCAGGATGACCTTTTCGCCGGGCTGGATCGCATCCTTGTGCATCTCCATCTCGTCAACACCGTATTCGAGGCTATAGGCGATCCTCACTGTTTCGTGCGGCAGCTTGCCCTTTTTGCGGATCGGCACGAAGCCGGCCGACAGCTGATGCGCGATCGCGCCGCCCAGGATGAAGCCGCGCGCTTCGATGCCGGCGATCTTGTCGACCTTGGTTCCGGCATAGGGATGGACGAGTTCATCGATCGCCCGGCGGAACGTCTTCGGATTGCCGAGCAGCGTCGTGATATCGCGAAACACGATGCCGGGCTTCGGATAATCCGGAATGCTACGGATGGCGGCAGTCAGTTCCGATTGGACAGCGATCATGATGTGGAAACGGCCTTTGGAAGTCTTGAGGATGGCAAAGCCATAGCACCATCGAGCCGCTAGTTCCCAGGGATTTCTTTGCGCAACGGCCGGCCGGAACAATTTGTCCGGACCTCGGGTTGATGTTACGCTTACCCTCGGCAGGTCCCGGCCGCGGCTCTGTTCGCTTGCAATACGACAGAGCGGGATGAGAAAGTGGCGGCGGTCTTTCGCCGGTATCCCGCACCGACTTCTTGGATGAAATCATGCAGCTTTGGCTTGATGCGAAAGCATGCTGGTCCAGAGAAAGGAGAACACCATGCGCCTATTCGAATGCGGTTCTCTCGTTCCGGGTTGCCCCTGGCATACCCGTGCCGACAACGATGCGGAAATCGTCCGCCGGGTCGTCGAACACATGCGCGACACCCATGGGGAGACGGTCATCCGCGAAAACATGGTCGACAACATCAAGGCGCGCATCGTCGACGAGACCCAGGCCGCCTGACTGCGGCGCCGTCGTTCAGTCCGGACGCAGCCGGGATTCGAGCCGGGCGACCAGCGTCGCCCGGTCGATACTGAAGTTGCGGTCGATCCAGAAATTCTCGAGTTCCGTCAGCAGTTCCCCGACCTTGGGTCCGGCGGGTACGCCCGCCTTCAGGACATCGGCGCCGCTTAAGGGGAAGACGGGACGCTGCCACCTTTCCGCCCGCGACAACAGCCGCTGAAAGGCGGCGGTTTCGGCAAGGTACGCCGGATCGGTTTCCGATTTGCGCCGCGCTGACGCGAGCGAAAGCTTGAGGCGCGCAACAATGCCCTCGGCACCCTTCCGGTAGAGTTCGCGATCGAGTGCTGCGTCGGCGAGCGTGGCGGCAATGGCCGGAGCCTCGGCAAAGCGAACAAGAAAGGCCGCTTCCGCTTTCGACAGGCGCAGCCGCGCCGCCATCCTCTCGAGCCGCTCGGCATCGGGCGGGACGATGGCCGCCAGCCGCAAAAGCGGCTCCGGCACCCAGAAGAAAATTTTCTCGGCCGCGATCAGGCCCGGAATGGCGTCGATCCCCCATTTCTCGGTTTCCGGCAGCACTTCGCCGAGCACGCCTGCCTGGCGCATCCAAAGCAGGGCGCGGCCCGGATCTTCGGCCGCAAGCAGCTTCTTCATCTCGCCCCAGACGCGCTCGGCCGAGAGCGTAGCGAGCTTCGCGCGCGCCTGCGCGCAGGCCCTCAGCCCCTCCGCATCCGGGCGGCCCGAACCGTAATGCGCGAAAAAGCGGAAGTAGCGCAGGATGCGCAGATAGTCCTCCGCGACCCGTTCGGCCGCGCTGCCGATGAAGCGCAACGTCCGGCTCTCGATATCGGGCAGCCCGCCGACATAGTCGAAAATCTCGCCGTTGGCGTCGGCATAGAGGGCATTGATCGTGAAATCGCGGCGTCCCGCATCCGCCTTCCAGTCGGTGCCGAAGGCCACTTCGGCGCGGCGGCCATCGGTCGCCACGTCGCGGCGCAACGTCGTCACCTCATAGGGAATTCCGCCGATCACCAGCGTGACGGTGCCGTGGTCGATGCCCGTCGGCACCACCTTGATGCCGGCACTCTTCGCCCGTTCCACCACATCCTCCGGGCGCCAGGTCGTCGCCAGATCGACGTCACCGGCCGGCAGGCCGAGGAGGCTGTTGCGGACGGCGCCGCCGACGACCCGCACTTCGCCGCCGTCGGCGTTCAACAGCTCGAAGACGCGGCCGAGCGATGGGGCCTGGAACCAGGGTTCGGCGGCGATCGAAGTCATGCATAAAGCCTTTCGTAAAGCATGCGGACAATGCCGGCCGTGATCCCCCAGATGTTCCGTTCGCCATAGGGCATCCGGTAGAAATGTCGTTCCGCGCCCTCCCAGTGGCGGCTCCCGCGCCCATGATTGCGAGGATCCATCAGAAAGGAGAGCGGCACTTCGAAGACGCTTTCGACTTCTTCGGGATTGGGCACGAGCTCGAAACCGGGCTGGACGACGGCCAGCACCGGCGTGATGCGGAAGCCGGACATCGCCATGTAGTGCGGCAGGCGGCCGATCGTCTCGACGAAACGCGGATCGAGGCCGATCTCCTCCTGCGCCTCGCGCAGCGCCGCCACTTCGATCGAATGATCCTCGGGATCGACGGCGCCGCCCGGAAAGGCCACCTGGCCCGAATGCTTGCGCAGATGCGAGGTGCGCTGGGTGAAAATGACACTCGCATCTTCACCGTCATCGACGACAGGAACGAGCACCGCCGCATCCTTCAGATGCAGGGACTCGACATAGGGCACGATGCCGGGGTTGAGGAGGAAGTCGCCGTGATCGCGCCAGGCGGTCTCGATCGGACCGCCTGTCTGCTTGAGCGCGCGGCGACGGAACTCGTCGGCGGAAAACAGCGGATGGTTCATCGCGACAGCGCTTCCAGCTCGGCCGCCGGCATGATCGGGAAGACGGCTGCCGCGGACCGGACGCAGAACATCTCGACGCCGTCGATCAGGGCGGTTTCGCCGAGTTCGACGATGTCGTACATGACCGGCCGCGAAACGAGCGCCTCGAGGCGTCCGCGCACGTGCAGATAGGGCTTCAGTTCGCGGTTATTTCCATGGATGACGAAGCGCAGCGGATGCCCAGGCCCTGCCTCCACCACGTCGCCGACATTGGTGCGGAAGGTGAGCACGGTTTCGCCATCCCTCACCGTCACGCTCATTTCGACGGCGATGAATGGCGCATCGGCGACGCGGATACCGACCTTTTCCACCGGCGTAACGAGGTAGGTCTTGTCGTCCTCATCCTTGCGCAGGACCGTGGAAAACAACCTCACCAGCGGCTGCCGGCCGATCGGCGTGCCCATGTAGAACCACGTTCCATCGCCGCGGACTTCCATGTCGATGTCGCCGCAGAAGGGCGGATTCCAGCGATCGACCGGCGGAAGGCCTTTCGCTTCGCCCCCGGTCTGGCCGGCAGCGCGGGCGATCAGGGCGGCAAGTCCCGCCGCGTCGCCCGTGTGCTGAATCTTGGTTTCTGCCATCGTTCTGTCCCGTTTGGCCCCAATCTTGCCTCGGAAGCGTAGCGCCTCCGCGAGGCGTGCAGCATGTTCGTCATCGGTTACGAGCACCTTGACCGCACTTCGCGCTTGGCGGAGAAGCAATTAGTATGCTTCAGGGCTTCATGAAGCTCACGAGATAGTGCGTTGGCGGCGGCTTGTCAGCCGTCTGCCAGGGTCTAAATTGAAAAAAGGGAACCGGACGCCGGGTGGTGCCGAATCGGTTTCGACACGCACGAGCGGGAGACAGGCGATGAGTGTTATGAAAACCGCGGCCGAATCGGCCGACGAGAAGGCGATCGTCGCTGCCGCGGAGGCGGCTCTCGGGGAAATTGCGCTCATTCGCGCGGAGGTCGGCAAGGTCATCTTCGGCCAGGAGAGCGTCGTCGAGCAGACCCTGCTGGCCGTTCTATCCGGCGGCCATGCTCTGCTCGTCGGCGTGCCGGGCCTTGCCAAGACCAAGCTCGTCGCCACGCTCGGAACCGTTCTGGGGCTCGCCAACAGCCGCATTCAGTTCACGCCGGACCTGATGCCTTCGGATATTCTCGGTTCCGAAGTGATGGACCAGGATCAAGCCGGCCATCGATCCTTCCGCTTCGTTCCCGGACCGATCTTCACCCAGCTTCTGATGGCCGACGAGATCAACCGCGCCTCGCCGCGAACCCAATCGGCGCTGCTGCAGGCCATGCAGGAATACCACATCACCATTGCCGGCGCCCGCAAGGACCTGCCACAGCCCTTCCACGTGCTGGCGACCCAGAACCCGCTCGAACAGGAGGGCACCTATCCGCTGCCCGAGGCGCAGCTCGACCGCTTCCTGATGCAGGTCGATGTCGGCTATCCGGAGCTCGCCGCCGAGCGGCAGATCCTGCTGGAGACGACCGGCGTAACGGAGGCTGAAGCCCGCCCCGTCATCAATGCGGAACGCCTGCAGCAACTCCAAAACCTCATTCGGCAGATGCCGGTCGGCGGGAAGGTCGTCGACGCCATCCTGTCGCTCGTCCGCTCCGCCCGGCCGGGCAACGGTAACGCCGCCACCGACAAGAACGTCGCCTGGGGACCAGGCCCGCGCGCCGGCCAGGCCCTGATGCTCTGCGCCCGCGCTCGCGCTCTCTATGACGGCCGGCTGGCACCTTCGATCGACGATATCCTCGCGCTTGCCGAACCCGTGTTGCAGCATCGCATGGCGCTGACCTTTGCCGCCCGCGCCGAGGGCATGACGGTGCGGGATGTCATCGCTGACCTGGTGAAGCGAGCCAAGGGATAGCGCATGGCCTCGATCGGGCAAACAGTCGCGCGTACACCGTCCGGAGAAGTCCTGTCGCGCGCCCAACAGCGCGCGATGCTCGTTCCCGACTGCCTTGTCGAGGCCCGCCGCATCGC
This DNA window, taken from Sinorhizobium fredii NGR234, encodes the following:
- a CDS encoding beta strand repeat-containing protein codes for the protein MATNPGTDQQDFILGTDAVDTLSGGFSTDQIFGLAGNDILSGGFQNDTINGDVGNDAISGGSGSDNIQGGAGADSINAGTGDDMVMAFEPADSDGDVVDGGLGFDTLALSFTDQTTALTFAAPDPIAQSNLAGGIKVTNVEQFMIVGTDFADTITGGRWNDFLNGGDGNDTLNGGIGRDMLDGADGDDTLNGGNGSDILSGDIGADTIRGGYGNDMGDGGVGDDKLFGEAGNDHLTGANGADALSGGDGDDTLYGDVAFNLIHSGNDTLDGGSGNDFLNGGLGLDTITGGDGNDRVGVTIGHGRDTINGGAGTDILEVQNLSGTFTAKASNLSNTLSDGTTFINMEAYSFDSGMGSSTVDNWTTGDGNDTMRSHDGNDTLSSGKGNDSIDSGNGVDIVNSGDGNDTITVGNGGKDTIRAGAGTDTVTIVRRDATTNLTFSISGVTGTLNDGTSVTDAEHYAIHAGSGSDTLTAGAALSVKFYGANGNDRLTGGKGSDWLDGGAGNDTLKGGDGNDRIIDDGGANTIDAGTGNDLVELEIASGTAANSILLGTGNDTVTINAFRGLTAGKFTVDGGTGTDTAAVNRSMGTANMSFVLSPSAVLTNGDVTLRNVEAVQIWTGSGTDSLTGSALSDLFHGGGGNDTLKGLAGNDRLYGGAGADRLEGGDGNDTLQATYSTQFDTQADKLYGGAGNDSLRINQGDFADAGTGTDRVYVDLANQATGVSFVFSNGTVTVNAATKFTGAESLEFYGTSGNDSVTAGALNDVLKGNGGNDTLRGGAGNDRLEDGAGNDKLYGDAGNDTLIRTNEIGTDSFDGGAGTDTLKFSFDSSMSVKLDLANNANNGGMAKGLTVTGIEVVYGSSQDDDIRGTSANEKFFGGGADDFLFGGAGDDVLEGGAAGDLLQGGTGKDQFVFHSDGFGTGDQIVDFTRGQDKLVVDRSDFGMAATGNPGLVVGANPTASGTGPQFLFESDNGRLWYDRDGTGNNYDAELIVTLANGSTHVSTLAISDFLFV
- a CDS encoding LysR family transcriptional regulator; protein product: MEHFGGSRMHGRGVPSGTRHAAQDAIHAHGRLGKINHGVGGLVNLNAFDLNLLRVFDALIRERSVTRAGDQIGLSQPAVSSALRRLRDLLDDQLFIRRGNDMIPTPRALELGSPVRDALGKIELALHKRRHFDPATIQRRFTLLGSDIFSVMAMSALSRCCAEEAPGISLHLVDSALGNAERLLQEDAVDIALETELNVPDWVSSMPLLAAPYVVVASARHPGITAAGVAAREAIPLDLFCRLHHVARSSAGVVNCVVDAELAKVGRKRHVALTMPHTLGVAVATANSLHLATVPRQFAELMASHLGLKIYEAPVPLPATNINVFWHSRHDGDPAHQWLRRQIVRVRDEFDAKMRTRANPELSIGCPFDNNEPVKATRLDNGIAARPASDKGPAAPHASHAPQKIAADL
- the clpS gene encoding ATP-dependent Clp protease adapter ClpS, with protein sequence MSDNEVAPKRKTRVKPKLERPRLYKVILVNDDYTPRDFVVMVLKAIFRMSEEAGYRVMMTAHKLGTSVVVVCARDIAETKAKEATDLGKEAGFPLMFTTEPEE
- the ychF gene encoding redox-regulated ATPase YchF, producing the protein MGFKCGIVGLPNVGKSTLFNALTKTAAAQAANYPFCTIEPNTGEVAVPDARMRKLADIAKSKEIIPTRISFVDIAGLVRGASKGEGLGNQFLANIREVDAVVHVLRCFEDDDITHVEGRIHPVEDAETIETELMLADLESLERRTEQTRKRAVGKDKESMAQLPIMDASLKLLQEGKPVRTLLPKIDAEELRVLQGLNLLTAHPVLYVCNVAEADAAEGNEHTRAVAEMAKAQGAESVVISAAIESEVAQLPDDEAKEFLAALGLEEAGLDRLIRAGYKLLDLITYFTVGPKETRAWTIPRGTKAPQAAGVIHSDFERGFIRANTIAYDDFTALGGETGAKEAGKARDEGKEYVVQDGDVIHFRFNT
- a CDS encoding MaoC family dehydratase, whose translation is MLYFEDFTPGRRFVYRPFEMQAADMIAFAGEFDPQPVHLDEEAGRRSILGGLSASGWHTSAIGMRMMIDAFLGNSSSQGSPGIDFMDWKKPVLAGDVISGFSLVLEARPSRSKPQIGLVKFRNEISNQSGEPVAVSECSVMFRRREGGRP
- a CDS encoding MaoC family dehydratase, which translates into the protein MMTLEELYAAGRKTVIGSLTFTADDIIRFARDFDPQPFHLDEEEARRSLFGGLCASGWHTSAGWMKCFVRFWTDEVRRLAAEGLHAPRLGPATGFRELKWLKPVYAGDTVAYAVTLLSSRTLASRPGWRINAILCEGENQHGEPVIRFESKVIEFT
- a CDS encoding adenine phosphoribosyltransferase, whose amino-acid sequence is MIAVQSELTAAIRSIPDYPKPGIVFRDITTLLGNPKTFRRAIDELVHPYAGTKVDKIAGIEARGFILGGAIAHQLSAGFVPIRKKGKLPHETVRIAYSLEYGVDEMEMHKDAIQPGEKVILVDDLIATGGTAEGATKLLQQMGADIVAACFIIDLPELGGRKKLEALGVKVRTLIEFEGH
- a CDS encoding DUF1059 domain-containing protein, coding for MRLFECGSLVPGCPWHTRADNDAEIVRRVVEHMRDTHGETVIRENMVDNIKARIVDETQAA
- a CDS encoding CCA tRNA nucleotidyltransferase, producing MTSIAAEPWFQAPSLGRVFELLNADGGEVRVVGGAVRNSLLGLPAGDVDLATTWRPEDVVERAKSAGIKVVPTGIDHGTVTLVIGGIPYEVTTLRRDVATDGRRAEVAFGTDWKADAGRRDFTINALYADANGEIFDYVGGLPDIESRTLRFIGSAAERVAEDYLRILRYFRFFAHYGSGRPDAEGLRACAQARAKLATLSAERVWGEMKKLLAAEDPGRALLWMRQAGVLGEVLPETEKWGIDAIPGLIAAEKIFFWVPEPLLRLAAIVPPDAERLERMAARLRLSKAEAAFLVRFAEAPAIAATLADAALDRELYRKGAEGIVARLKLSLASARRKSETDPAYLAETAAFQRLLSRAERWQRPVFPLSGADVLKAGVPAGPKVGELLTELENFWIDRNFSIDRATLVARLESRLRPD
- a CDS encoding CoA pyrophosphatase, with the protein product MNHPLFSADEFRRRALKQTGGPIETAWRDHGDFLLNPGIVPYVESLHLKDAAVLVPVVDDGEDASVIFTQRTSHLRKHSGQVAFPGGAVDPEDHSIEVAALREAQEEIGLDPRFVETIGRLPHYMAMSGFRITPVLAVVQPGFELVPNPEEVESVFEVPLSFLMDPRNHGRGSRHWEGAERHFYRMPYGERNIWGITAGIVRMLYERLYA